In the Bos mutus isolate GX-2022 chromosome 15, NWIPB_WYAK_1.1, whole genome shotgun sequence genome, CCTGCTGGGTTTAAAGAGTAAAGGCAGAGCACCTGTTATTCTACTAAATATATGACTGAAAACTAGAACCGTAAAGAAGTAATAACCCTTAAATGAAAAGGCACGTGTTAAGTAACCACAcatgtgtttgttttaattttaacataGGCACTCTTTACCCAATAAACAttgaaacaacaaaataaatgctgTTTGATTATGGAACAATTTTCTTTCcccatattaagaaaaaatatctcAGGCCTTTCAGCAGTGCTGTATAGCACTTTGAATCGTTCCTTATCTAATTATTTAATTGATAACTATAGAACAATATTACTTAACATTATATGAATAAACACTCAGAAGTGTTACCTGGATAAACAGGTGATGATTTATGTCTTCACTGATGCTCATCTCCAGTTTCAGAGAAGAACAATTATATTAATTACATTAGGTTTGTCAAGTGACACCAGATATCAAAAATTATGCATTCCAAAATGGAGCATATACAGAACAAGAAAGACTTTCACCTACAAGCCTTGCCCACTTTCTATTTTCCCAGATGTTTATAATTTGACTGCATTATAGTTGCTCAAAATGCTTCTTATTCTCCATATTACATTTGATTCCACTACCCTAGACCCTGTTCTTTCTCCTCTGGAACACATGGATGATCCTCCTCTGTAGACAACAGGGTTTAGTAAAGGAGGCAGTAACAGATAGGTATTGGCCATGAATGTGTGTGCTACTGGTGACAGATGTTTCCCAAACCTGTGGATCATGGTGACACCAATGAGAGGAACATAAAAAAGGAGCACAGCACAGATGTGGGAGAGGCAGGTGTTGAGCGCTTTGAGCCTTTCAGCTCTGGAAGCGATATCCAGTACTGTCTTCAGGATGAGCACATAAGAAAAGAGAATGATGAGGGCATCAAACCCCAAAGTGAAGATGACTACTATGAGGCCATAGAGGCTGTTGACACGCGTGCTGGCACAGGCTAACCGCATTGCATCTTGGTGGAGACAGTACGAATGAGACAAGACATTGGAATGGCAGAAGGGTAGCCGCTTTATAAGAAAGGGCACAGGGAAGACCATGCAGACTGCCCGGATGATGACAGCTATTCCAATCTTGCCAGTGATGCCATGGGTGAGGATGGAAGCATAGTGCAGTGGGTCTCGGATGGCCACAAATCTGTCAAAGGCCATAGACACTAATACTCCTGATTCTACCTCTCCAAAACTGTGGATGAAGAACATCTGTGTGATGCATGCATCAAAGGGAACCTCAGGGGCATTAAACCAGAAGATGCTGAGCATGGAGGGCAGGGTGGACATGGAGAGACCAACATCAGTCAGAGCCAAGATAGAGAGGAAGTAGTACATAGGCTCATGGAGACTCTGATCTACCTTGATGATGGCTAGGATGGTACCATTTCCCAGGAGAGTCATGGTGTAGAGAAATCCCAGGGGAAAAGCCATCCATGGGTTTTTATCTGGCATTCCTGGGATACCTGTCAAAATGAAGCTATGGTGGTTGACATGTGATGAGCTAGTGTTCATCATGATGTTCTTACCACTGTTTGAGGCTGGACTCTCCCACCTGGATTCCAGCTCCTAAATTGAAAAAAGGTTTTTAGATAGGTAAATGGCTTTATGGATGTAGAAGTGGAACAACAGAGGGGAAAACTATGTTTAAATCAGTGTCTGAAAGGTTTTTGCATCTTTTTACTTCTTAGACAATCACATGTGATGACCTCCACTCACTTGAATTTAATTTGCTTATCTTAAAAGGGAGATAAGATGAAACAACCAGTGTTTAGACAGAAGAAAATTTTGATATCTTCCTTTCAACAGCACTGAATATTTGGTAGAAAAGAAGCAGCAACATCCAAGAACCTAATAGCATTGAGAATTTTGCTAAATAATCAAAGAACAGAACTCACAGTATCATCACCACAAACACACCTACACAAAATTTCATCACCATCCAAACCTACATCCCTCATCTATATAAAtccatgtgtatgcatgtatatgtatgtgtatatatatatatatatatgtgtgtgtgtgtgtgtgtatacatatgcatatattctcttacacacacaaatatatgtgtgtatatattcttgcACATGCCTAAGCATCTATTTCACTGTTTTTATAATGGTggctaagcagtaaagaatcttcctgccaattcgggttcaatcccttggtcaggaagatgccccagagtaggaaatggcaaaccactccagtattcttgcctgaaaaattctagggatagaggagcctggtggagttcattcctggggtcacaaagagtcagacaggactgaactactgagcccatatatACATTTGTAAATAGACACATTAGTGGACATAACTGTTCAAATTAATCTTCACAAGTTTTAACTTATAACTTTCcataacttcattttaaaatatcaagggATAAAAATAAAGGCTATTGACCCAGAAACAACCACATATATGGTATGAGAGTAGCCATTAACAAAATCTTTATTTCGAGAGTCTTCTAACACTCCAAAAACCTGaggccattctttttttttttttttttttaacattctgatattttattgtaaaacttatgggaattattattttttttttttttcatgtgttccccatcctgaaccctcctccctcctccctccccatatcatccctctgggtcgtcccagtgcaccagccccaagcatccagcatcgtgcattgaacctggactggcatctcgtttcatacatgacatttcacatgtttcaatgccattctcccaaatcttcccaccctctccctctcccacagagtccataagcctgttctatacatcagtgtctcttttgctgtctcgtatacagggttattgttaccatctttctaaattccatatatatgcgttagtatactgtattggtgtttgtccttctggcttacttcactctgtataataggctccagtttcatccacctcattagaactgattcaaatgtattcttttgaatggctgagtaatactccattgtgtatatgtaccactgctttcttatccattcatctgctgatggacatctaggttgtttccatgtcctggctattataagcagtgctgcgatgaacattggggtacacgtgtctctttcccttctggtttcctcagtgtgtatgcccagcagtgggattgctggatcataaggaagttctatttccagtttttaaggaatctccacactgttctccatagtggctgtactagtttgcattcccaccaacagtgtaagagggttcccttttccacaccctctccagcatttattatttgtagacttttggatcgcagccattctgactggtgtgaaatggtatctcatagtggttttgatttgcatttctctgataatgagtgatattgagcatcttttcatgtgtttgttagccatctgtatgtcttctttggagaaatgtctatttagatctttggcccattttttgattgggtcatttatttttctagagttgagctgtaggagttgcttgcatatttttgagattagttgtttgtccgttgcttcatttgctattattttctcccattctgaaggctgtcttttcaccttgctaatagtttcctttgttgtgcagaagcttttaagtttaattaggtcccatttgtttatttttgcttttatttccaatattctgggaggtgggtcatagaggatcctgctgtgatgtatgtcagagagtgttttgcctatgttctcctctaggagttttatagtttctggtcttacattgagatctttaatccattttgagtttatttttgtatatggtgttagaaagtgttctagtttcattcttttacaagtggttgaccagatttcccagcaccacttgttaaagagattgtctttaatccattgtatattcttgcctcctttatcaaagataaggtgtccatatgtgcatggatttatctctgggctttctattttgttccattgatctatatttctgtctttgtgccagtaccatactgtcttgataactgtggctttgtagtagagcctgaagtcaggtaggttggttcctccagttccatttttctttctcaagatcactttggctatttgaggttttttgtatttccatacaaattgtgaaattatttgttctagctctgtgaagaatactgctggtagcttgatagggattgcattgaatctataaattgatttgggtagtatactcattttcactatattgattcttccaatccatgaacatggtatatttctccatctattagtgtcctctttgatttctttcaccagtgttttatagtttctatatataggtctttagtttctttaggtagatatattcctaagtattttattcttttcgttgcaatggtgaatggaattgtttcc is a window encoding:
- the LOC102286937 gene encoding olfactory receptor 51H1-like — its product is MMNTSSSHVNHHSFILTGIPGMPDKNPWMAFPLGFLYTMTLLGNGTILAIIKVDQSLHEPMYYFLSILALTDVGLSMSTLPSMLSIFWFNAPEVPFDACITQMFFIHSFGEVESGVLVSMAFDRFVAIRDPLHYASILTHGITGKIGIAVIIRAVCMVFPVPFLIKRLPFCHSNVLSHSYCLHQDAMRLACASTRVNSLYGLIVVIFTLGFDALIILFSYVLILKTVLDIASRAERLKALNTCLSHICAVLLFYVPLIGVTMIHRFGKHLSPVAHTFMANTYLLLPPLLNPVVYRGGSSMCSRGERTGSRVVESNVIWRIRSILSNYNAVKL